The Lycium ferocissimum isolate CSIRO_LF1 chromosome 1, AGI_CSIRO_Lferr_CH_V1, whole genome shotgun sequence genome includes a region encoding these proteins:
- the LOC132055856 gene encoding uncharacterized protein LOC132055856 codes for MSTMEPETYQPEVGSSNQLETNNSNYVSHVKKLLHRRMLVGISDGRFFLGTFYCIDKQGNIILQDAVEYRSTRRSAPSPMEQRVLGLILIPSLCRKTCHVDCSIDEQLSLMSLGEQNS; via the coding sequence ATGAGCACCATGGAACCAGAGACATACCAACCTGAAGTTGGAAGCTCAAATCAGTTGGAGACAAACAATTCAAATTATGTCTCTCATGTCAAGAAGCTACTACATCGACGAATGCTGGTCGGTATAAGTGATGGAAGGTTCTTTCTAGGTACTTTTTATTGTATTGATAAGCAAGGAAACATAATTCTTCAAGATGCAGTCGAGTACCGTAGCACCAGAAGATCTGCTCCTTCTCCAATGGAACAGCGAGTTCTTGGTCTCATCTTAATCCCTTCCTTGTGTCGGAAAACATGTCATGTGGATTGTTCTATTGACGAGCAGTTGTCCCTAATGTCGCTTGGGGAGCAAAACTCATAA